In bacterium, the following are encoded in one genomic region:
- a CDS encoding 3D domain-containing protein, protein MSSIAFAQQINSPRYRITVTEEKKVGWFSAIGDAFSKLQMSTVGYLSPKVGQKFKVTAVAYSPTVDQNDASPCITASGTVVRKGVVATNFLPIGTRLKIGNDFYTVEDRMNAKYNGVKIIDIWHPTTKEAIAFGAKKLEIEILPKDFPATPAPNPNPLASKQLSFWERTKSGVQSMGSFLSDNLPTRTYMKEADCSKLLKQQQ, encoded by the coding sequence ATGAGTTCTATTGCCTTTGCCCAACAAATCAACTCCCCGCGCTACAGAATCACAGTAACCGAAGAAAAAAAGGTTGGCTGGTTTAGCGCGATTGGTGACGCTTTCAGTAAATTGCAAATGAGTACTGTCGGATACCTTTCCCCAAAAGTCGGTCAAAAATTTAAAGTCACTGCCGTCGCCTATTCGCCCACTGTCGATCAAAACGATGCGTCGCCATGCATTACCGCGTCTGGCACTGTTGTTCGCAAAGGAGTAGTTGCCACCAATTTTCTTCCAATTGGCACCCGTTTGAAAATCGGCAATGATTTTTATACCGTAGAAGATCGAATGAACGCCAAATACAACGGCGTAAAAATTATCGACATCTGGCACCCGACAACAAAGGAAGCAATCGCCTTCGGCGCCAAAAAATTAGAAATAGAGATTCTGCCAAAAGATTTTCCGGCCACTCCTGCCCCAAATCCCAACCCACTAGCGTCCAAACAGTTAAGTTTTTGGGAACGCACAAAATCTGGTGTACAAAGCATGGGCAGTTTTCTGTCAGATAACCTACCAACCAGAACATATATGAAGGAAGCGGATTGCTCGAAACTGCTGAAACAACAGCAATAA
- the typA gene encoding translational GTPase TypA, translated as MEIRNVAIIAHVDHGKTTLVDGLLKQAHTFRENEAVMSQTLIMDSNDQERERGITILAKNTAVMYKDTKINIVDTPGHADFSGEVERTLNMADGVVLVIDAQEGPMPQTKFVLKKAFELGLKPIVVINKIDKRDARVEEALEETNDLFLELATHDHHLEFPVLYAIGREGKAWNEMPADMTAPADLTPIFEAIIKHIPPPFIEPEKPFQILIAALDWDDYRGKYAVGKVRRGVAKPGMAIAIIDKDNKIENTKIDKVFVNRGLSREEVQEAVAGDIVALTGLKNVKIGDTVADAEHPDVLPTIAIQEPTLKMSIGANTSPFAGREGQFVTSRQILDRINKELETNVSMKFDRSDAGEYVLCGRGELHLSVFIETLRREGFELEVGKPHVITKMVDGVLMEPIEELTVDVETQHVGTVTSEIGRRRGVLLGNTVNSDNTTHLTFEITTRGLIGLRSTLMTASRGTAVMNSQFLRFDKMGALLQQLRNGVLISSETGKTFSYGLNIAQGRGTVFTGPQTEVYEGMIIGLNSREEDIEINVTKEKRLSNMRASGSDDALILTPPTIFSLEQCLDFLEEDELLEVTPKNLRLRKKILNATIRSKAKR; from the coding sequence ATGGAAATTCGCAACGTCGCTATTATTGCCCACGTCGATCATGGGAAGACCACTTTAGTTGATGGTCTTTTAAAACAGGCACATACGTTTCGTGAAAACGAAGCGGTAATGTCGCAGACGTTGATTATGGATAGTAACGACCAGGAACGCGAACGTGGCATCACAATTTTGGCCAAAAACACGGCGGTCATGTACAAAGACACGAAAATCAACATCGTCGACACTCCCGGTCACGCCGATTTTTCCGGTGAAGTGGAACGCACACTCAATATGGCGGACGGCGTTGTTTTGGTGATCGACGCGCAAGAAGGTCCGATGCCCCAAACAAAATTTGTTTTGAAAAAAGCCTTTGAACTTGGACTAAAACCAATCGTTGTCATCAACAAAATCGACAAGCGTGACGCTAGAGTCGAAGAAGCCCTGGAAGAAACCAACGACCTGTTTTTGGAACTGGCCACGCACGACCATCACTTGGAATTCCCCGTTCTGTACGCTATCGGTCGCGAAGGAAAAGCCTGGAACGAAATGCCGGCCGATATGACTGCTCCTGCCGACCTGACACCAATTTTTGAAGCGATTATCAAACACATTCCACCGCCATTTATTGAACCGGAAAAGCCGTTTCAAATTTTGATTGCCGCTCTTGATTGGGACGACTACCGCGGAAAATATGCCGTTGGAAAAGTGCGCCGTGGCGTGGCGAAACCCGGTATGGCGATTGCAATTATCGACAAAGATAACAAAATTGAAAACACCAAAATCGATAAGGTGTTTGTAAATCGCGGATTAAGCCGTGAAGAAGTGCAAGAAGCCGTTGCGGGTGACATTGTCGCCCTCACGGGCCTTAAAAACGTCAAAATTGGCGATACGGTGGCCGATGCGGAACATCCTGATGTTTTACCGACGATTGCCATCCAAGAACCGACATTAAAAATGTCCATCGGTGCCAACACCTCCCCGTTTGCCGGTCGCGAAGGCCAGTTTGTCACATCCCGCCAAATTTTGGATCGCATCAACAAAGAATTGGAAACAAACGTCTCCATGAAATTTGATCGCAGTGATGCCGGTGAATACGTGTTGTGTGGTCGCGGTGAATTACATTTGTCCGTGTTTATCGAAACACTCCGTCGTGAAGGCTTCGAATTGGAAGTCGGTAAACCACACGTCATCACAAAGATGGTCGATGGTGTTTTAATGGAACCAATCGAAGAATTAACAGTCGACGTTGAAACACAACATGTCGGTACGGTCACCAGCGAAATCGGTCGTCGTCGCGGAGTACTACTTGGCAACACCGTTAATTCCGACAACACCACCCACCTGACTTTTGAAATTACTACGCGTGGCTTGATTGGTTTGCGTAGCACCCTCATGACAGCATCACGTGGAACAGCGGTGATGAACTCGCAATTCCTACGCTTCGATAAAATGGGCGCGCTTTTGCAACAACTCCGCAACGGTGTGTTGATTTCATCTGAAACAGGCAAAACCTTTTCGTATGGCTTAAATATCGCGCAAGGACGCGGCACAGTATTTACCGGACCACAGACGGAAGTTTATGAAGGAATGATTATCGGGCTTAATTCTCGTGAAGAAGATATTGAAATTAACGTCACCAAAGAAAAGCGTCTTTCCAACATGCGCGCTTCCGGCTCCGATGATGCTCTCATCCTTACCCCGCCGACAATTTTCAGCCTGGAACAATGTTTGGACTTCTTGGAAGAAGACGAATTATTGGAAGTCACACCAAAAAATCTACGTCTTCGCAAAAAGATTTTGAACGCGACAATACGTTCGAAAGCGAAGAGATAG
- a CDS encoding FISUMP domain-containing protein: MNKTIKTVIFIVAIVVIVIIGLLFFVSKKGNTVNNEQKAGNVSSWTCGSPLVDTRDAKNYKTVLIGKQCWMAENINVGIKIAGSENQGTNCSSIQKYCYDDNDNNCKLYGGLYQWNQTMCGSITAGTQGICPIGWHVPSHDEFTTLERAVCISSTCATDFPYDSSNYIGERGTNEGRVLRVGGTSKFNVMFAGSRYPTGEYNSKTASGSFNAINVWGTFWSSSTRPPATWSAWDRTFDSGKSTIYRIDNERGYGVSVRCLKNK, encoded by the coding sequence ATGAATAAAACAATTAAAACAGTGATATTTATTGTGGCGATAGTTGTAATCGTGATTATAGGTTTATTATTTTTTGTGTCTAAGAAGGGAAATACTGTAAATAATGAACAAAAGGCAGGTAATGTTTCTTCTTGGACTTGCGGGAGTCCTTTGGTTGATACTCGGGACGCAAAAAATTACAAGACTGTGCTGATCGGAAAACAGTGTTGGATGGCGGAGAATATCAACGTGGGGATTAAAATTGCTGGTTCTGAGAATCAAGGAACAAACTGTAGTTCGATTCAAAAATACTGCTATGATGATAATGATAATAACTGCAAATTATATGGCGGACTTTACCAGTGGAACCAGACTATGTGCGGTTCAATCACGGCCGGCACTCAAGGAATTTGTCCAATTGGCTGGCATGTTCCATCTCACGATGAATTTACTACCCTAGAAAGAGCCGTATGTATTTCTAGTACCTGCGCAACTGATTTTCCGTATGATTCTTCAAATTATATTGGTGAAAGGGGTACCAATGAGGGGCGTGTGTTAAGGGTAGGCGGAACATCAAAATTTAATGTTATGTTTGCGGGAAGTAGGTACCCAACGGGAGAGTATAATTCCAAAACAGCCTCTGGATCATTTAACGCGATTAACGTTTGGGGTACTTTTTGGTCATCTTCAACAAGACCACCGGCCACCTGGAGTGCGTGGGATCGAACTTTTGATTCGGGAAAGTCAACAATTTACCGAATAGATAATGAAAGGGGATATGGTGTTTCCGTTCGTTGTCTGAAAAACAAATAG
- the atpC gene encoding ATP synthase F1 subunit epsilon → MTSISFELVTPEGLKLQEDVYEILVPTPNGQIGIFPHHMPLINIVTPGVISVRKKEGDPDANLEHLATSGGLMEIDGKRARLLADTAERAEDINEMHAKEALERAMEMQKTAKDQVSLAEATSVIEQSMARLKVAELRRKKHRV, encoded by the coding sequence ATGACTTCAATATCATTCGAATTAGTTACGCCGGAAGGACTCAAGTTACAGGAAGATGTATATGAGATCCTGGTGCCAACACCAAATGGACAAATAGGAATCTTCCCGCACCACATGCCGTTAATAAATATTGTGACACCTGGCGTAATTTCCGTTCGAAAAAAAGAAGGCGATCCTGATGCGAATCTCGAACACCTAGCAACATCCGGTGGCTTAATGGAAATCGATGGAAAACGCGCCCGCCTTTTAGCCGACACAGCAGAGAGAGCCGAAGACATCAACGAAATGCACGCCAAAGAAGCACTGGAACGTGCAATGGAAATGCAAAAGACTGCCAAGGATCAGGTATCACTTGCCGAAGCAACGTCGGTGATAGAACAGAGTATGGCGAGACTTAAGGTAGCAGAGTTGCGTCGCAAGAAACACCGCGTATAG
- the atpD gene encoding F0F1 ATP synthase subunit beta has translation MTKEHEVKINQGKIQQIIGVVADVEFAEKVPAIYNALSIEVEEKGQKKTIILEVVQHLSAHTVRAISLGATDGLRRGHIVTDTGNPISVPVGKETLGRMFDVLGQPIDGKGGTFTAHSPIHKLAPKFSEQNTKIEIFETGIKVIDLIAPITRGGKVGLFGGAGVGKTVLITELIHNIASEHGGISVFAGVGERTREGNDLYNEMKESGVLEKTALVFGQMNEPPGARLRVGLSGLTMAESFRDAGQDVLLFIDNIFRFTQAGSEVSALLGRLPSAAGYQPNLAQEMGALQERITSTTKGSVTSVQAVYVPADDLTDPAPATTFGHLDSTIVLSRQLSELGIYPAVDPLASTSTILSPDIVGEEHYKVARDVQKLLQRYKDLQDIIAILGMEELSEKDKVIVGRARRIQRYLSQPFSVAEVFSGIPGQYVSLADTIRGFREILDGKHDDKPESAFYMKGKIDEVAVATK, from the coding sequence ATGACCAAAGAACACGAAGTGAAAATCAACCAAGGAAAAATTCAACAAATCATCGGCGTTGTCGCCGACGTGGAATTTGCGGAAAAAGTACCTGCCATTTACAATGCGCTTTCTATCGAAGTCGAAGAAAAAGGCCAGAAAAAAACAATCATTCTTGAAGTTGTGCAACATCTTTCCGCGCATACCGTTCGCGCTATTTCTTTGGGCGCCACTGATGGCCTGCGCCGTGGACACATCGTCACTGATACCGGCAACCCAATTTCTGTTCCGGTAGGCAAAGAAACGCTGGGTCGCATGTTCGATGTGCTTGGTCAACCAATCGACGGCAAAGGCGGAACTTTTACGGCACACTCTCCTATTCACAAGCTGGCTCCAAAATTCAGTGAGCAAAATACCAAGATTGAAATTTTCGAAACCGGTATTAAAGTTATTGATTTAATCGCCCCAATCACAAGGGGTGGCAAAGTGGGATTGTTCGGCGGCGCCGGCGTCGGAAAAACAGTGCTTATCACAGAACTCATTCATAATATTGCTTCCGAACACGGTGGTATTTCCGTTTTTGCCGGTGTCGGTGAACGTACGCGTGAAGGAAATGACCTCTACAACGAAATGAAAGAATCCGGCGTATTGGAAAAAACCGCGCTGGTCTTCGGTCAAATGAATGAACCTCCGGGAGCACGTCTAAGAGTCGGACTTTCCGGATTAACAATGGCGGAGTCTTTCCGCGACGCGGGTCAAGACGTTTTGCTTTTCATTGATAATATTTTTCGCTTCACGCAAGCCGGTTCCGAAGTGTCCGCCCTTTTGGGTCGCCTCCCCAGCGCGGCCGGTTACCAACCAAACTTGGCACAAGAAATGGGTGCTCTGCAAGAACGTATTACTTCAACAACAAAAGGTTCCGTCACATCCGTTCAAGCTGTTTACGTGCCGGCCGACGATTTAACCGATCCGGCTCCAGCCACCACCTTCGGTCATTTGGATTCGACAATCGTATTGTCCCGCCAGTTGTCTGAACTAGGTATTTATCCGGCAGTTGATCCGCTTGCATCAACATCTACAATTCTTTCTCCTGACATCGTCGGCGAAGAACACTACAAAGTGGCGCGCGACGTTCAAAAACTGTTACAGCGTTACAAAGATTTACAAGATATCATCGCCATCTTGGGTATGGAAGAACTTTCTGAAAAAGATAAAGTAATCGTCGGTCGCGCTCGTCGTATCCAGCGCTACTTGTCGCAACCGTTCTCCGTTGCCGAAGTTTTCTCCGGTATCCCCGGCCAGTACGTCAGTCTCGCCGATACAATCCGTGGTTTCCGCGAAATCTTGGATGGCAAACACGACGACAAACCGGAATCGGCATTTTATATGAAAGGAAAGATAGATGAGGTTGCTGTTGCAACCAAATAA
- the atpG gene encoding ATP synthase F1 subunit gamma codes for MAKAQSIRRRIKSVKNIHQITKTMQMVAASKLHRCQEAALRSRMYSYTAREALHRLRKIVSGDLHPLFAKREVVSELLIVFTSDRGLAGAYNGNIFRKLISHIEENPTIKVKTIIIGQKGGQFVSKIKDSIELTGLYTNWPSEPTTVDLRPITSTAINLFSEGQIDRVGVLFTDYVSTIRQTATLHTILPIDPATLAPSKIQMNINEDTAFEPSPELVLQFILPRLIEMQIYQANLEAIASEQAMRMMAMKNASDNASDIMDDLSLTYNTVRQAAITQELSEITSGADATA; via the coding sequence ATGGCCAAAGCGCAATCCATCCGCCGTCGCATAAAATCGGTGAAAAATATTCACCAGATTACTAAAACGATGCAAATGGTGGCCGCCAGTAAGTTGCACCGTTGCCAAGAAGCGGCTCTGCGCTCCCGAATGTACTCCTACACGGCGCGAGAAGCACTGCACCGTCTACGCAAGATTGTTTCCGGCGACCTGCACCCGCTCTTTGCCAAGCGCGAAGTCGTAAGTGAACTGTTGATTGTGTTTACCAGCGACCGTGGCTTGGCCGGCGCCTACAACGGTAATATCTTTCGAAAACTAATCAGCCACATTGAAGAAAATCCAACGATTAAAGTTAAGACGATTATCATTGGACAAAAAGGCGGACAGTTTGTCAGTAAAATAAAAGATAGTATCGAACTTACTGGTCTTTACACCAATTGGCCAAGCGAACCAACCACAGTTGATTTGAGACCAATTACCTCCACGGCAATTAATCTTTTTTCCGAAGGCCAAATCGATCGCGTCGGTGTTTTATTCACCGACTATGTCTCCACCATTCGCCAGACCGCGACCTTGCACACAATCCTGCCAATCGACCCGGCAACTTTGGCTCCGTCAAAAATCCAGATGAACATCAATGAAGACACCGCTTTTGAGCCGTCACCGGAACTTGTTCTTCAATTCATTCTTCCCAGGCTTATTGAAATGCAAATTTATCAAGCCAACCTGGAAGCAATCGCCTCTGAACAAGCGATGCGGATGATGGCCATGAAAAATGCATCTGATAACGCGAGCGATATTATGGATGATCTCTCATTGACATACAACACAGTACGTCAAGCAGCGATTACCCAGGAACTTTCAGAGATAACATCAGGAGCAGATGCGACAGCGTGA
- the atpA gene encoding F0F1 ATP synthase subunit alpha, giving the protein MTNLSLADLTAELQSAINDLKTKPEISETGIVTKVSDGIVWIYGLMNCGYNEMILIETENEKESIYAFALNLEEDQIGAVLLGEDRYIRAGAKVRLTGKILEVPVGPELVGRVIDPLGKPLDGLGPIKTTITSPVEKIAPGVLARQSVKQPLMTGVKAVDAMIPIGRGQRELIIGDRQTGKTALAIDAIINQSRQKSGVISIYVSIGQKQSTVARIVDRLRKEGALGNTIIIMTSASDPAALQFIAPYAGAAMGEYFRDNGKDALIIYDDLSKHAWAYRQLSLLLRRPPGREAYPGDVFYLHSRLLERAAKLSAEHGGGSLTALPIIETQANDVSAYIPTNVISITDGQIYLESDLFYQGVRPAINVGLSVSRVGGSAQTKAIKSVAGSLRLELAQYRELAAFAQLSTDLDPDTVSRIERGKRLTEILKQGQYAPESLSRQAVVLLSATKGVFDTVAVEKVKEAEIAIFEAVQSAHKVVLENLEKNGNWPDEDKEKVLVTAKEVAKNFTATSNSA; this is encoded by the coding sequence ATGACCAATCTATCACTCGCCGACTTAACCGCAGAACTTCAATCCGCTATTAATGACTTAAAAACGAAGCCGGAAATTTCGGAAACAGGTATTGTCACGAAAGTTTCGGATGGTATTGTCTGGATTTATGGTTTGATGAATTGCGGTTACAACGAAATGATCTTAATCGAGACGGAAAACGAAAAGGAATCAATTTACGCTTTCGCTTTAAATCTCGAAGAAGACCAAATCGGCGCTGTGCTCCTTGGTGAAGACCGTTATATTAGAGCCGGCGCAAAAGTACGCTTGACCGGAAAAATTTTAGAAGTACCGGTGGGCCCAGAATTGGTCGGTCGTGTTATTGATCCGCTTGGAAAACCCCTGGACGGTTTAGGTCCAATCAAAACAACCATTACCAGCCCGGTAGAAAAAATCGCTCCGGGCGTACTCGCCCGACAATCCGTGAAACAACCATTAATGACCGGTGTCAAAGCCGTCGATGCCATGATTCCGATTGGTCGCGGCCAGCGCGAATTAATTATTGGTGATCGCCAAACCGGAAAAACTGCCTTGGCCATCGATGCGATAATTAATCAAAGTCGTCAAAAGAGTGGCGTCATTTCCATTTACGTTTCCATCGGCCAAAAACAAAGCACCGTTGCCCGCATTGTCGATCGTCTCCGCAAGGAAGGTGCTTTGGGAAACACGATTATTATTATGACGTCCGCATCTGATCCCGCCGCTCTGCAATTCATCGCTCCATATGCCGGCGCCGCCATGGGTGAATATTTCCGCGATAACGGCAAAGATGCCTTGATCATTTATGACGATCTTTCCAAGCACGCCTGGGCCTATCGTCAACTTTCATTACTTCTTCGTCGCCCACCAGGACGTGAAGCCTACCCGGGTGATGTGTTTTATCTCCATTCTCGCTTATTGGAACGCGCCGCCAAACTTTCTGCCGAACACGGTGGCGGTTCATTAACGGCGTTGCCAATCATTGAAACACAAGCCAATGACGTTTCGGCCTATATTCCAACCAACGTCATCTCCATTACGGACGGTCAGATTTATTTGGAAAGCGATTTGTTTTATCAAGGCGTACGCCCGGCCATTAACGTCGGTTTATCGGTCTCCCGTGTCGGTGGTTCCGCGCAAACAAAAGCGATTAAATCCGTTGCCGGAAGCCTCCGTTTGGAATTAGCGCAATATCGTGAATTAGCGGCCTTCGCCCAACTCTCCACCGATTTGGACCCGGACACCGTTAGTCGTATCGAACGGGGAAAACGCTTAACGGAAATTCTCAAACAGGGACAATATGCCCCGGAAAGTTTGAGCAGACAAGCCGTTGTATTACTCTCTGCCACAAAAGGCGTATTTGATACCGTTGCGGTGGAAAAAGTAAAAGAAGCGGAAATAGCGATTTTCGAAGCCGTTCAAAGTGCCCATAAGGTAGTGTTAGAAAATCTGGAGAAAAATGGTAATTGGCCGGACGAAGATAAGGAAAAGGTATTGGTAACAGCAAAAGAAGTAGCCAAAAATTTCACAGCTACTTCCAACAGCGCGTAA
- a CDS encoding F0F1 ATP synthase subunit delta, protein MKRFSRKQLAVATLALLEKHPIKEVLPILAEAIIKEKRTNEVEVIIREIGSQMLQKHGQLTGILETVFPLTEKLNAEIEYLLKNLTSAKSVHLKHKINKQLVGGFKVETPTIEIDASLARPLHQLKALV, encoded by the coding sequence ATGAAACGTTTTTCCCGCAAACAATTAGCCGTCGCGACCTTGGCATTGTTGGAAAAACACCCAATTAAAGAAGTTTTACCAATCTTGGCGGAAGCCATCATTAAAGAAAAACGCACAAACGAAGTGGAAGTAATTATACGCGAAATCGGTAGTCAAATGCTTCAGAAACACGGCCAACTAACTGGCATACTGGAAACAGTCTTTCCACTCACGGAAAAACTAAACGCAGAAATCGAGTATCTGTTAAAAAACCTCACGTCAGCCAAGTCTGTTCACTTAAAGCATAAAATCAACAAACAGCTAGTGGGTGGTTTCAAAGTCGAAACCCCAACAATCGAAATTGACGCGTCGCTTGCGCGTCCACTTCATCAACTAAAAGCTTTAGTATAA
- the atpF gene encoding F0F1 ATP synthase subunit B — protein sequence MFVLIAQASEKAAEVAASGGIGAIGIDLRSLVFQIINFAILLLVLKKFAYKPILDVLEKRHKKIEESLKNAKDIEHLKTSLEKEKETILKDAHLKARGILEQSKKQAVEILATAEQKSAERDNQLLTATNAKIVHEAEQVRKSLFSEAALFISQATERVLNRKLDSSADHNIIKEAIAETNITENRA from the coding sequence TTGTTTGTACTAATTGCCCAAGCCTCAGAAAAAGCCGCGGAAGTGGCTGCTTCCGGCGGTATTGGCGCGATAGGTATTGACCTGCGCAGTCTTGTTTTTCAAATTATCAATTTCGCGATTCTTCTTTTGGTTTTAAAGAAATTTGCCTACAAACCGATTTTGGATGTTTTGGAAAAACGCCACAAAAAGATTGAAGAAAGTCTAAAAAACGCCAAGGATATCGAACATCTTAAAACATCGTTGGAAAAAGAAAAAGAAACGATTCTAAAAGATGCTCATCTAAAAGCCCGGGGTATTTTAGAACAAAGCAAAAAACAGGCCGTCGAAATTCTGGCGACGGCCGAACAAAAATCCGCCGAACGGGATAATCAACTCCTGACGGCAACCAACGCCAAGATAGTTCACGAAGCCGAGCAGGTGCGAAAATCTTTATTCAGTGAAGCGGCCTTATTTATCAGTCAAGCAACCGAAAGGGTTTTGAATCGCAAATTAGATTCTTCGGCTGATCACAACATCATCAAAGAAGCGATTGCCGAAACGAATATCACTGAAAACCGCGCGTAA
- the atpE gene encoding ATP synthase F0 subunit C, which yields MDAETMKVVMPGLTILLGGAMPALAIGLMGSHAMDAIGRNPEAAGKLQTVLILVVAFAEAIAIYSLVIALILKFV from the coding sequence ATGGACGCAGAAACAATGAAAGTAGTAATGCCGGGTCTCACTATTCTCTTGGGTGGCGCGATGCCTGCCCTCGCGATTGGTTTGATGGGCTCGCACGCCATGGACGCCATTGGTCGTAATCCGGAAGCCGCCGGTAAATTACAAACAGTTTTGATCTTAGTCGTCGCTTTCGCCGAAGCTATCGCCATCTATTCCTTGGTCATCGCGCTCATCTTAAAGTTCGTTTGA
- the atpB gene encoding F0F1 ATP synthase subunit A: MINISLAAEPLYHIFGLPINNSLITGVVGSAVIIGLFISAAKKVTLHPKSKFANMIEAICEMILDLVDEVFHDRKKALKYFPFLMTIFIFIVINNWLGLLPGVGSITVMTKEGLAPLFRGANADLNTTLALAIISVVMTQIYAARELGVAKHLKKYFSLNPIMTFVGILELVGEFSKMFSFSFRLFGNIFAGEVLLAVIAFLSPLIAPLPFFGLELFVGLVQGLVFTMLTLVFLAIATTDHSEYNHAEASVGH, encoded by the coding sequence ATGATTAATATTTCTCTCGCCGCCGAACCGCTTTATCACATTTTTGGCTTACCTATTAATAACTCCCTGATTACGGGTGTCGTTGGAAGCGCGGTAATTATTGGCCTTTTTATTTCGGCGGCCAAAAAAGTCACTCTTCATCCGAAAAGCAAGTTTGCCAACATGATTGAAGCGATTTGCGAGATGATTTTGGACCTTGTCGATGAAGTTTTTCATGATCGCAAAAAAGCGCTAAAGTATTTCCCTTTTTTGATGACAATTTTTATTTTTATTGTCATTAACAACTGGCTTGGCCTATTACCTGGAGTAGGCTCAATCACGGTTATGACTAAAGAAGGTCTTGCCCCCCTGTTTCGTGGCGCCAACGCCGACCTAAATACGACTCTCGCCCTGGCAATCATTTCGGTCGTAATGACGCAAATTTATGCCGCCCGCGAACTCGGTGTCGCAAAACATCTAAAAAAATACTTCAGTTTGAACCCGATTATGACATTTGTGGGAATATTGGAATTAGTCGGTGAATTCTCTAAAATGTTTTCGTTCTCCTTCCGGTTATTCGGCAACATCTTCGCCGGCGAAGTTTTATTGGCGGTAATCGCTTTCTTGTCACCCCTGATCGCGCCGTTGCCATTTTTTGGCTTAGAACTCTTCGTCGGATTGGTTCAGGGACTTGTTTTCACAATGCTCACTTTGGTTTTTCTGGCGATTGCCACAACCGATCATTCGGAATATAATCATGCCGAAGCGTCAGTTGGCCACTGA
- a CDS encoding AtpZ/AtpI family protein gives MNQPDLNPGNTEKSEKNTKALFNFATLAGMVGELGFIIAVPLLVTIVAGIWVDKKLATTPLFMIVGILLAITVSTITIGRKIKQLNKINGI, from the coding sequence ATGAATCAGCCTGATTTGAACCCTGGAAATACCGAAAAATCGGAAAAAAATACTAAAGCCTTGTTTAATTTTGCCACACTGGCCGGGATGGTCGGCGAATTGGGTTTTATTATTGCCGTTCCACTCCTTGTCACTATTGTCGCCGGCATTTGGGTCGATAAAAAACTAGCCACTACCCCACTGTTTATGATCGTGGGAATTTTATTAGCGATTACCGTTTCGACAATCACGATTGGCCGTAAAATTAAGCAATTAAACAAAATCAACGGAATATGA